The sequence acattcatacctatggacaatttggagtcgccaattaacctagcatgtttttggaatgtgggaggaaaccggagtacccggagaaaacccacgcatgcacggggagaacatacaaactccacaccgagatggccgagggtggaatcgaactctggtctcctagctgtgtggcctgcatgctaagcACTCATACGCCATGCAGCCAGAttagtttaatgtttaagcaAAAAGAAAGTTCACATTATATTTAGAGTGCCATACCAAGAAGTAGTGAAATAGAttctactgtatatgttttgaTTGACGTCTTATGCAGcaaatgtgttttctgaaaaatcttaagtaacttcgatcaaatgtagaattactacagcttctgctcgAATATTCACATGGCAGCGGTTGTTCAACTTTGATGGAAAAAATAGCCACATGTCACGAGCAACTGACACTGGTAATACCGaggtaggtaggattgcaaggtttatagtgtacAGAAAGCATTTAATGTACGGTTTCAGTACTACCTCATGCACTGCCACTTTCACGTTacgtgtattatcattcacaCTAGCGATGCCATACCTGCTTCTGGCTACCCTGTTCTCACAAGATAGGTTTACTCTAAATGAGTAATATCGTCAGCCCTAGTAATTTCAGTGGAAAGTTGTATAATGGTGCTATATATGCAGGAGAAAACAAGTGCTGCAGCTATGAATCCAGAAGAGGACGCTGTCCCACAACTCAATTACTCAACATTTTTCAGCAgtaagatgctttgacaagacaaCATGAGGTTGTCATTCCTATTCTATAAGTACAATACTGTATGCCTGTAAAAATCTTTATCTTGACAaataactttgttgttgttttaatttattgaagGTAACAAATCATCTTGAAAGATTTCAAGTAAAAAGTCACCCTATTAGTATCAGTAATACTAGCCCTATATTGACTTAGTATCAGAGCAAAACCAACATTTACAATATCACCCACTTCTTTTACTGATTCATAAATGAACAATGTATATCTATAGTACATATAGTTATCTATAATTATAAAGATAGCTCATATTTACTACTTAAGCTTAGAACATATCGATTAAGGGGTATGTGGCCATGTATGCTGTCTTTCCTACTTCTATCAACTGCTAAAGCTATCTGTCTCACCATTTGCAAACTCCCAGCACCCATCTGATAAAGAAACagacagatttgtttgtttacatccgGTTACGATCGCCAAAGTCAATGTGATGCTGCATTCGTATTTCAGGGAAATGGGAACTATTTCCACTGAAGCTTACGAGGTCCGATCTGAAAGCGTTCCATTGAGGATGAAGACTGCGACAAACTAGTGTAACAGTGTATTGTGGCCACAGTGGAGAGaaataatttgtaaaattattgaaaataatgATAACATTACGAGAAAGAGTGGATGGCAAAATTCCCACACAGACTTAAACACAACTACAGTACTTGTCAGTAACTTAAATTACAAACAAGTCGTTAATGGTTTAAGTCTAAGTTAAATAATAAGAATCTTAcgttttttgttgaaaatatgacattttcctcgtaatattacgacttaacTCTTTGGAAAGTACgtatttttctcgtaatattacgactaaATTGCACTAATACAGCACTTGAAGTCTCAACAAATATTGAACAACATTACCCATAATGCAACTAGTGCAACGCGTTCACTTCCGGTTCAATGTGTTAAAAGAGGATTTGGTTGTGTTTTCGCGGAATTGGGAAGTTGAGCTGTTGTGGTATAGTTAACGTCGCAGCTGTttcatttgttaatttatttactgtacTATAAAATGGACGCTTTGCAGAGACATCGTTTGCTTTATAAAGCAACAACCCCACCATGGAGAGAAACATATCGCAAGGTAGTACATTTTAAATACTTGTCAAGCTAGCGGTAGCCATTTCACAAATAGACTATACATTAACAGTGGCTtactgtgtgtacatttgtTTCTGTATTTAACAGCGCTGTGTAGAAAGACTCAAGGGTAGCCGGTCGAGGTTGCTTGACAAGTATCGCAAGATGGGTGAAAGCTCCACTGCCGCCATCGTACAAGAGGTCATGGAGGCGGAGTGGACGGCTCTGCAGTCGGAAGGCCAGAGGTTGCCGTCTCTGTTGGGTGCGGATAGTATTGCAGAGGTACGCAAGCCTTTTATACGGTGGCCTATAAGACctccaaaacattaaaaaaaattcggCCATGTACTTAGGAGATGCATGTTGTTCTGTGCTCAATAGATGTACACTGTCACAAAGGAGTATGATGAACTGGCAGTGTTGGAGACAATCCAACAGGAGCTCCTGTCCTATGGTAACACGTTCatccactgtactgtactgcaaatacaaacataaatagCAGGGCTGAACATTTTCCCCTCTGTACTCCAGAAATGTCTATTATGGAAGAGTATGAACGGAACCAACAATTTGAGGAGCAGTACTTATCATCTGTTGTTGAAGGAATGGAAGAAAGTCATATTATTTGCCCCTTGTGCCGCATGTAAGTATGATGATGGATGAAATTGTACCTGTTGAATggttttaagacattttataaGTTGACATAATATGCTTGTGTTTGC comes from Doryrhamphus excisus isolate RoL2022-K1 chromosome 15, RoL_Dexc_1.0, whole genome shotgun sequence and encodes:
- the rpain gene encoding RPA-interacting protein translates to MDALQRHRLLYKATTPPWRETYRKRCVERLKGSRSRLLDKYRKMGESSTAAIVQEVMEAEWTALQSEGQRLPSLLGADSIAEMYTVTKEYDELAVLETIQQELLSYEMSIMEEYERNQQFEEQYLSSVVEGMEESHIICPLCRMNYLNIDSHFISCPCGLYSNTKGKNMTPDVLRHLLESRVTEHMEDCPYDPVFSLASNTDTSANLLITCKVCDYLSIVL